One stretch of Corvus moneduloides isolate bCorMon1 chromosome 16, bCorMon1.pri, whole genome shotgun sequence DNA includes these proteins:
- the PGAP6 gene encoding post-GPI attachment to proteins factor 6 isoform X2 has protein sequence MAGAAGPPLPRLLLLLLQLLALPAGRGNRTGPDSLYVSEYFSQSAQKLSFYSWYGNAKLFHFHVPEDTVLLRWLLQASRGKGPECTSMEITVHFRHGAPPVINPLGTRFPANATVRPSYNISITLSSAVQNTTFVNVTTPAAGDWFIAAHLPEAAGRIEVKGFSTPCPYMFQADMFVLRLTDMPVLEPGVPMPHTVVSPAKPLHVKVFVPKHASGMRFQLSSCVTSEQRACNVRVLLGSITLPQSFQRSLTCTGSINCSLALDSPPWEKWLQIMVESLGTTNASVSLEMLASFTVCRPGSTSSFLNFISLNQSQAGARPGAAGSSAPAAGEAPHNVSSQRSSCLQSQPVVREDLDVVSVRYRLLNGPSVPVNSLSPTVLLLNLNTGMDSGGSLVVNLLLNKTSVSLANATVVACVSAASPVLSLNATQNCSTAFSQGYPLSVSTSSGEAMLIVLYPQTDDWFLSLQLLCPRGQGDCTSAEAKVTVFAYLTPCFNDCGPYGQCSLLRRHGYLYAGCSCKAGWGGWSCTDDTKAQTVGAQNLATLLLTLSNLMFLPAIAVAVYRYYLVEASVYTYTMFFSTFYHACDQPGVAVMCIMDYDTLQYCDFLGSVVSIWVTILCMARVKKILKYVLFVLGTLLIAMSLQLDRRGVWNMMGPCLFALVIMVTAWVHHGAKRRHCYPSSWKRWVFYLLPGITLAFIAISVYAFMETNENYFYTHSIWHVLVACSVAFLLPPRDKHKKPWAWSQKLTCRYQICQNDREELYAVT, from the exons aTGGCCGGGGCAGCCGGGCCGCCCCTGccgcggctgctgctgctgctgctgcagctcctggcgCTGCCCGCCGGCCGCGGCAACCGCACCGGCCCCG ACTCCCTGTATGTCTCCGAGTACTTCTCTCAGAGTGCACAGAAGCTGTCCTTCTACAGCTGGTATGGGAATGCCAAGCTCTTCCACTTCCACGTGCCAGAAGACACTGTGCTGCTACGTTGGCTCCTGCAGGCATCCCGGGGGAAAGGCCCTGAGTGCACCAGCATGGAGATCACTGT GCACTTTCGCCACGGAGCCCCTCCCGTCATTAACCCGCTGGGCACTCGCTTTCCTGCCAACGCCACCGTCCGTCCCTCCTACAACATCAGCATCaccctcagcagtgctgtgcaaaACACCACCTTTGTGAACGTCACCAcccctgctgctggggactGGTTCATTGCTGCCCACCTGCCCGAGGCTGCGGGCAGGATTGAGGTGAAG GGTTTCTCCACTCCATGCCCCTATATGTTCCAGGCAGATATGTTTGTGCTCAGACTCACTGATatgcctgtcctggagcctggTGTTCCCATGCCACACACCGTTGTCTCGCCTGCTAAGCCACTGCATGTCAA GGTCTTCGTTCCCAAACACGCTTCAGGGATGCGGttccagctgagcagctgcGTCACCAGCGAGCAGAGAGCCTGCAATGTGCGGGTGCTGCTGGGCTCCATCACCCTGCCCCAGTCCTTCCAGAGGAGCCTCACCTGCACCGGGAGCATCAActgcagcctggccctggaTTCGCCCCCCTGGGAGAAGTGGCTGCAGATCATGGTGGAGAGTCTCGGCACCACCAATGCCAGCGTGTCCCTGGAGATGCTGGCTTCTTTCACAG TTTGCAGACCAGGAAGCACCAGTTCTTTCCTTAACTTCATCAGCCTAAAccagagccaggctggtgccagaccaggagcagcaggcagctctgctccagctgctggagaggctcCACACAACGTGTCCAGCCAGCggagctcctgcctgcagagccagcccgTCGTGAGGGAGGACCTGGACGTGGTGTCCGTGCGCTACCGGCTCTTGAACGGTCCCAGTGTGCCCGTGAACTCCCTGTCCCCCACCGTCCTCCTGCTCAACCTGAACACGGGCATGGACAGCGGGGGATCGCTCGTGGTCAATCTGCTGCTTAACAAG ACGTCTGTGAGCCTGGCCAATGCCACTGTGGTAGCCTGTGTGAGTGCTGCTTCACCAGTGCTGTCCCTCAACGCcacacagaactgcagcacAG ctttttcccAGGGCTACCCTCTGAGTGTGAGCACGTCCTCTGGGGAAGCGATGCTGATTGTCCTGTACCCACAGACTGATGACTggttcctgtccctgcagctcctctgccccagGGGACAGGG GGACTGTACCAGTGCAGAAGCCAAAGTGACAGTGTTCGCGTACCTCACGCCCTGCTTCAACGACTGCGGGCCCTACGGGCAGTGCAGCCTCCTGCGCAGACACGGCTACCTCtatgctggctgcagctgcaaggCTG GTTGGGGCGGCTGGAGCTGCACGGATGACACCAAGGCCCAGACCGTGGGTGCACAGAACTTGGCCACGCTCCTGCTCACCCTGAGCAATCTCATGTTCCTGCCCGCCATTGCAGTCGCTGTCTATCGCTACTACCTGGTGGAGGCCTCTGTCTACACCTACACCATGTTCTTCTCCACG TTCTACCACGCGTGTGACCAGCCAGGCGTGGCTGTGATGTGCATCATGGACTACGACACCCTGCAGTACTGCGACTTCCTGGGCTCCGTGGTGTCCATCTGGGTCACCATCCTGTGCATGGCCCGTGTGAAGAAGATCCTGAAATAC GTCCTTTTCGTCTTGGGGACCTTGTTAATTGccatgtccctgcagctggaccGCAGAGGGGTGTGGAACATGATGGGTCCCTGCCTCTTTGCCCTTGTCATCATGGTTACAGCGTGG GTTCACCACGGAGCGAAGCGCAGGCACTGCTACCCCTCCTCGTGGAAGCGCTGGGTTTTCTACCTCCTTCCAGGGATCACCTTGGCTTTCATTGCCATCTCAGTGTACGCTTTCATGGAAACCAATGAGAACTATTTCTACACCCACAGCATCTGGCACGTGCTGGTGGCTTGCAGTGTCGCTTTCTTGCTCCCTCCTCGGGACAAGCATAAGAAGCCCTGGGCCTGGTCCCAGAAGCTCACGTGTCGCTATCAGATCTGCCAGAACGACCGTGAGGAGCTCTATGCTGTGACCTGA
- the PGAP6 gene encoding post-GPI attachment to proteins factor 6 isoform X3: MDESGAFGRPVGLRSRGIVPPPPRSFCGGGEVWGDSLYVSEYFSQSAQKLSFYSWYGNAKLFHFHVPEDTVLLRWLLQASRGKGPECTSMEITVHFRHGAPPVINPLGTRFPANATVRPSYNISITLSSAVQNTTFVNVTTPAAGDWFIAAHLPEAAGRIEVKADMFVLRLTDMPVLEPGVPMPHTVVSPAKPLHVKVFVPKHASGMRFQLSSCVTSEQRACNVRVLLGSITLPQSFQRSLTCTGSINCSLALDSPPWEKWLQIMVESLGTTNASVSLEMLASFTVCRPGSTSSFLNFISLNQSQAGARPGAAGSSAPAAGEAPHNVSSQRSSCLQSQPVVREDLDVVSVRYRLLNGPSVPVNSLSPTVLLLNLNTGMDSGGSLVVNLLLNKTSVSLANATVVACVSAASPVLSLNATQNCSTAFSQGYPLSVSTSSGEAMLIVLYPQTDDWFLSLQLLCPRGQGDCTSAEAKVTVFAYLTPCFNDCGPYGQCSLLRRHGYLYAGCSCKAGWGGWSCTDDTKAQTVGAQNLATLLLTLSNLMFLPAIAVAVYRYYLVEASVYTYTMFFSTFYHACDQPGVAVMCIMDYDTLQYCDFLGSVVSIWVTILCMARVKKILKYVLFVLGTLLIAMSLQLDRRGVWNMMGPCLFALVIMVTAWVHHGAKRRHCYPSSWKRWVFYLLPGITLAFIAISVYAFMETNENYFYTHSIWHVLVACSVAFLLPPRDKHKKPWAWSQKLTCRYQICQNDREELYAVT; the protein is encoded by the exons ATGGATGAGAGCGGGGCTTTTGGGAGACCGGTGGGTCTAAGGTCCCGCGGGATTgtgcccccccctccccggaGCTTCTGTGGCGGTGGAGAGGTTTGGGGAG ACTCCCTGTATGTCTCCGAGTACTTCTCTCAGAGTGCACAGAAGCTGTCCTTCTACAGCTGGTATGGGAATGCCAAGCTCTTCCACTTCCACGTGCCAGAAGACACTGTGCTGCTACGTTGGCTCCTGCAGGCATCCCGGGGGAAAGGCCCTGAGTGCACCAGCATGGAGATCACTGT GCACTTTCGCCACGGAGCCCCTCCCGTCATTAACCCGCTGGGCACTCGCTTTCCTGCCAACGCCACCGTCCGTCCCTCCTACAACATCAGCATCaccctcagcagtgctgtgcaaaACACCACCTTTGTGAACGTCACCAcccctgctgctggggactGGTTCATTGCTGCCCACCTGCCCGAGGCTGCGGGCAGGATTGAGGTGAAG GCAGATATGTTTGTGCTCAGACTCACTGATatgcctgtcctggagcctggTGTTCCCATGCCACACACCGTTGTCTCGCCTGCTAAGCCACTGCATGTCAA GGTCTTCGTTCCCAAACACGCTTCAGGGATGCGGttccagctgagcagctgcGTCACCAGCGAGCAGAGAGCCTGCAATGTGCGGGTGCTGCTGGGCTCCATCACCCTGCCCCAGTCCTTCCAGAGGAGCCTCACCTGCACCGGGAGCATCAActgcagcctggccctggaTTCGCCCCCCTGGGAGAAGTGGCTGCAGATCATGGTGGAGAGTCTCGGCACCACCAATGCCAGCGTGTCCCTGGAGATGCTGGCTTCTTTCACAG TTTGCAGACCAGGAAGCACCAGTTCTTTCCTTAACTTCATCAGCCTAAAccagagccaggctggtgccagaccaggagcagcaggcagctctgctccagctgctggagaggctcCACACAACGTGTCCAGCCAGCggagctcctgcctgcagagccagcccgTCGTGAGGGAGGACCTGGACGTGGTGTCCGTGCGCTACCGGCTCTTGAACGGTCCCAGTGTGCCCGTGAACTCCCTGTCCCCCACCGTCCTCCTGCTCAACCTGAACACGGGCATGGACAGCGGGGGATCGCTCGTGGTCAATCTGCTGCTTAACAAG ACGTCTGTGAGCCTGGCCAATGCCACTGTGGTAGCCTGTGTGAGTGCTGCTTCACCAGTGCTGTCCCTCAACGCcacacagaactgcagcacAG ctttttcccAGGGCTACCCTCTGAGTGTGAGCACGTCCTCTGGGGAAGCGATGCTGATTGTCCTGTACCCACAGACTGATGACTggttcctgtccctgcagctcctctgccccagGGGACAGGG GGACTGTACCAGTGCAGAAGCCAAAGTGACAGTGTTCGCGTACCTCACGCCCTGCTTCAACGACTGCGGGCCCTACGGGCAGTGCAGCCTCCTGCGCAGACACGGCTACCTCtatgctggctgcagctgcaaggCTG GTTGGGGCGGCTGGAGCTGCACGGATGACACCAAGGCCCAGACCGTGGGTGCACAGAACTTGGCCACGCTCCTGCTCACCCTGAGCAATCTCATGTTCCTGCCCGCCATTGCAGTCGCTGTCTATCGCTACTACCTGGTGGAGGCCTCTGTCTACACCTACACCATGTTCTTCTCCACG TTCTACCACGCGTGTGACCAGCCAGGCGTGGCTGTGATGTGCATCATGGACTACGACACCCTGCAGTACTGCGACTTCCTGGGCTCCGTGGTGTCCATCTGGGTCACCATCCTGTGCATGGCCCGTGTGAAGAAGATCCTGAAATAC GTCCTTTTCGTCTTGGGGACCTTGTTAATTGccatgtccctgcagctggaccGCAGAGGGGTGTGGAACATGATGGGTCCCTGCCTCTTTGCCCTTGTCATCATGGTTACAGCGTGG GTTCACCACGGAGCGAAGCGCAGGCACTGCTACCCCTCCTCGTGGAAGCGCTGGGTTTTCTACCTCCTTCCAGGGATCACCTTGGCTTTCATTGCCATCTCAGTGTACGCTTTCATGGAAACCAATGAGAACTATTTCTACACCCACAGCATCTGGCACGTGCTGGTGGCTTGCAGTGTCGCTTTCTTGCTCCCTCCTCGGGACAAGCATAAGAAGCCCTGGGCCTGGTCCCAGAAGCTCACGTGTCGCTATCAGATCTGCCAGAACGACCGTGAGGAGCTCTATGCTGTGACCTGA
- the PGAP6 gene encoding post-GPI attachment to proteins factor 6 isoform X1, with translation MDESGAFGRPVGLRSRGIVPPPPRSFCGGGEVWGDSLYVSEYFSQSAQKLSFYSWYGNAKLFHFHVPEDTVLLRWLLQASRGKGPECTSMEITVHFRHGAPPVINPLGTRFPANATVRPSYNISITLSSAVQNTTFVNVTTPAAGDWFIAAHLPEAAGRIEVKGFSTPCPYMFQADMFVLRLTDMPVLEPGVPMPHTVVSPAKPLHVKVFVPKHASGMRFQLSSCVTSEQRACNVRVLLGSITLPQSFQRSLTCTGSINCSLALDSPPWEKWLQIMVESLGTTNASVSLEMLASFTVCRPGSTSSFLNFISLNQSQAGARPGAAGSSAPAAGEAPHNVSSQRSSCLQSQPVVREDLDVVSVRYRLLNGPSVPVNSLSPTVLLLNLNTGMDSGGSLVVNLLLNKTSVSLANATVVACVSAASPVLSLNATQNCSTAFSQGYPLSVSTSSGEAMLIVLYPQTDDWFLSLQLLCPRGQGDCTSAEAKVTVFAYLTPCFNDCGPYGQCSLLRRHGYLYAGCSCKAGWGGWSCTDDTKAQTVGAQNLATLLLTLSNLMFLPAIAVAVYRYYLVEASVYTYTMFFSTFYHACDQPGVAVMCIMDYDTLQYCDFLGSVVSIWVTILCMARVKKILKYVLFVLGTLLIAMSLQLDRRGVWNMMGPCLFALVIMVTAWVHHGAKRRHCYPSSWKRWVFYLLPGITLAFIAISVYAFMETNENYFYTHSIWHVLVACSVAFLLPPRDKHKKPWAWSQKLTCRYQICQNDREELYAVT, from the exons ATGGATGAGAGCGGGGCTTTTGGGAGACCGGTGGGTCTAAGGTCCCGCGGGATTgtgcccccccctccccggaGCTTCTGTGGCGGTGGAGAGGTTTGGGGAG ACTCCCTGTATGTCTCCGAGTACTTCTCTCAGAGTGCACAGAAGCTGTCCTTCTACAGCTGGTATGGGAATGCCAAGCTCTTCCACTTCCACGTGCCAGAAGACACTGTGCTGCTACGTTGGCTCCTGCAGGCATCCCGGGGGAAAGGCCCTGAGTGCACCAGCATGGAGATCACTGT GCACTTTCGCCACGGAGCCCCTCCCGTCATTAACCCGCTGGGCACTCGCTTTCCTGCCAACGCCACCGTCCGTCCCTCCTACAACATCAGCATCaccctcagcagtgctgtgcaaaACACCACCTTTGTGAACGTCACCAcccctgctgctggggactGGTTCATTGCTGCCCACCTGCCCGAGGCTGCGGGCAGGATTGAGGTGAAG GGTTTCTCCACTCCATGCCCCTATATGTTCCAGGCAGATATGTTTGTGCTCAGACTCACTGATatgcctgtcctggagcctggTGTTCCCATGCCACACACCGTTGTCTCGCCTGCTAAGCCACTGCATGTCAA GGTCTTCGTTCCCAAACACGCTTCAGGGATGCGGttccagctgagcagctgcGTCACCAGCGAGCAGAGAGCCTGCAATGTGCGGGTGCTGCTGGGCTCCATCACCCTGCCCCAGTCCTTCCAGAGGAGCCTCACCTGCACCGGGAGCATCAActgcagcctggccctggaTTCGCCCCCCTGGGAGAAGTGGCTGCAGATCATGGTGGAGAGTCTCGGCACCACCAATGCCAGCGTGTCCCTGGAGATGCTGGCTTCTTTCACAG TTTGCAGACCAGGAAGCACCAGTTCTTTCCTTAACTTCATCAGCCTAAAccagagccaggctggtgccagaccaggagcagcaggcagctctgctccagctgctggagaggctcCACACAACGTGTCCAGCCAGCggagctcctgcctgcagagccagcccgTCGTGAGGGAGGACCTGGACGTGGTGTCCGTGCGCTACCGGCTCTTGAACGGTCCCAGTGTGCCCGTGAACTCCCTGTCCCCCACCGTCCTCCTGCTCAACCTGAACACGGGCATGGACAGCGGGGGATCGCTCGTGGTCAATCTGCTGCTTAACAAG ACGTCTGTGAGCCTGGCCAATGCCACTGTGGTAGCCTGTGTGAGTGCTGCTTCACCAGTGCTGTCCCTCAACGCcacacagaactgcagcacAG ctttttcccAGGGCTACCCTCTGAGTGTGAGCACGTCCTCTGGGGAAGCGATGCTGATTGTCCTGTACCCACAGACTGATGACTggttcctgtccctgcagctcctctgccccagGGGACAGGG GGACTGTACCAGTGCAGAAGCCAAAGTGACAGTGTTCGCGTACCTCACGCCCTGCTTCAACGACTGCGGGCCCTACGGGCAGTGCAGCCTCCTGCGCAGACACGGCTACCTCtatgctggctgcagctgcaaggCTG GTTGGGGCGGCTGGAGCTGCACGGATGACACCAAGGCCCAGACCGTGGGTGCACAGAACTTGGCCACGCTCCTGCTCACCCTGAGCAATCTCATGTTCCTGCCCGCCATTGCAGTCGCTGTCTATCGCTACTACCTGGTGGAGGCCTCTGTCTACACCTACACCATGTTCTTCTCCACG TTCTACCACGCGTGTGACCAGCCAGGCGTGGCTGTGATGTGCATCATGGACTACGACACCCTGCAGTACTGCGACTTCCTGGGCTCCGTGGTGTCCATCTGGGTCACCATCCTGTGCATGGCCCGTGTGAAGAAGATCCTGAAATAC GTCCTTTTCGTCTTGGGGACCTTGTTAATTGccatgtccctgcagctggaccGCAGAGGGGTGTGGAACATGATGGGTCCCTGCCTCTTTGCCCTTGTCATCATGGTTACAGCGTGG GTTCACCACGGAGCGAAGCGCAGGCACTGCTACCCCTCCTCGTGGAAGCGCTGGGTTTTCTACCTCCTTCCAGGGATCACCTTGGCTTTCATTGCCATCTCAGTGTACGCTTTCATGGAAACCAATGAGAACTATTTCTACACCCACAGCATCTGGCACGTGCTGGTGGCTTGCAGTGTCGCTTTCTTGCTCCCTCCTCGGGACAAGCATAAGAAGCCCTGGGCCTGGTCCCAGAAGCTCACGTGTCGCTATCAGATCTGCCAGAACGACCGTGAGGAGCTCTATGCTGTGACCTGA